AGAATaacataactttaatttttaaaaataaaaaagccaAATGATTACCAAAtatgatttagttttttattcatggatttttgaaaattaatctttaaaaaaactattatttttaaaaaaaataaagccaAGACGTGAAAActatgttattgtttaaatttggccaTATAAAACTTTCCGCTTGTTGaactaatttcttttgtattagTCAAAGAATCCTGACATTATGGTGTGTTGATTATTACCTTAGTGGTTCATTAGGTTATTTTCTTAGTAGGGTTGTCATTGTCCTTGGTGAAGAACAACTACTCAAGTTTTCTTTTGCCCTGCATGCTATATTGCTTACTCTTGGAGAGATTGTCGTTTCGATCTGATCTTGTATGACAGGTTGTGTTTGACAAGTTGTATAACATATATAAGAAGAGAAGTTGTAGTGGGTTAGGAGGAGCCTAATGACATTATGGTGATGGAGTGAATAATTCAGGGGAGCTTAATTCTATTAAGGAGAGTCAAACAAGTATCAACTACTTAGGGAGTAGCCTAAGTGATCGTTAGTCTAATCTTGTTGTCTATCAagatttcttgaaaattaagttgttACCTGTAATCCTTTTCATTTACTCTAGTGAGCGTTCTTCTTATTCGAGCATACTCCCTTGGACGTAGGTGTTGAACAACGAACTGagttaccaatttttttatgtaattctTTACTTGTTTCactttgttaattaattaccttGTTATAACTTTTGAACTAACATTCTATCACTAGTTTATATACGTTGttttctcaaactaaaataatagttttttaaaaaaatatattatttttttttgtaaatatcaGGTGCAAcggaaaaacattaaaataaattgaggtTTAGTGTAATGCTACTAGTAGAGTAGTTTCTGAATACGGGAGAGCGACTTGTCCATAATCCAGTGAGTGCTTGTATATCTTCTCATAAAGCGACTGAGATTTTTCTTCTCTGGTAAAAATTCTCCTATTTCTTTCTAACCATAAAGACCAGAGGGTGACGACCGCCATGTTTAAGTggatgatttgttttttggaCTTGGGTCTGTTTCTGCAAATGTATTTGCATAGGAGAGCAGTGTTATCAAAGTTGTGTTAGATGATTTAGAAGAGTTTCAACCTTATCCCAAATGTCTTTGCTGTATGGACAGATGCAGAATAGATGAtttctgttttcttcatttttcttgcaAAGAGCACACCAAGATGGATGTAAAACCCAATTTGGGAGTCTTTTCTGTAAAACTTCAGCCGTGTTTATACTTGGAATAAAAATTCATCTATATTCAAGAAACGTGAAAACCATTGTATAAAATTTGGTAGGAAAAAACAATGCATAAAATACTTGACCTCCAACTTTAAAcgcatatatattaaagaaaaaagctcaattaatttaaacaaccTCAAACACTAGAATTCTACaatgaaagggaaaaagagagaggggGAAGAGAATTACTGAACAGGGAAACAATGAAGAATTGAAAACACTGACCATTACaaactaaaagcaaaattaattaaaaaccaatGGATTAACcgaaaataaaatcattgaGAGCACCAAATATCAAACTCTGAACAAGAGAATACATTGTACCCCCAAACACCGATCCCAAGTTACCATGATTCATCTGATGAGGATATtgatgattattattgttgttgtatCCAAACTGAACATGATTATTGTAATCCGGAGGATATCCCCAACCATGAAAATGATCAGGTTGGGATGGTGGCCCCATCGCCCAGGGTGGAGGCGCATGGTGGTGTATCCCACGTGAACGTGAAGTCGAGGAGGCTGCTGTCGATGTTTGAAGGCAATTGATATGGATATTGACATTACAAACGTTGCAGCCATAAACccagagagaagaaaatttagCTTTGCAAATAGAACAACGGCCATATGGGAGCCTGTAGAGGCGGAGCTTATGGTCGGGGTCTTTGACGTGGCGGAGGCTGTTGGGAAGGCGAGTGCAAAATGAGTGAACATAGAAGTGGCAGTCTTTGCATTGGTAGAAACTGCTGTGGATGGTTTCACGGCAAACGTCACAACTCAGGTGAGTTCGAGAGTACGGATGGTGGGGGTTGCGAATCATATTGTGAGTAAGCGGGTGGTGGTGGAGGAAGGAGGAGAGTCTATGGGAGTAGTCGTCGTCGTTGGGGAGATTCATTGTTGTCAGAGCCATTTCTCTCCGTGAtgagtagaaaagaaaaaagagagaaaaatggagCTCTTGGGTTAGTCGTGTTGTGTTATAGTGAGCAATATTTTATACatcataaaatttgtaaaaacacaattatatattgatactATTCATAACTTCGTTCCCTTAAATTGATGTgacaatttatatattttaaagttttaattagaggagcaattttttttttcaaagtatagaatttggattatattaggtgtaaataaaaaaaaaaaaaaacactaatgACCTATTTTAATATACATTATGTAATAACATAATAGCCTAAAGTTGTTCTTTATTCTACACTTTACAAGTTTTATTGGTTAAATATCTctcatttgattttagttttatttattttcatgtttttatttttatttttggtttttttaacgagatattattcttttatcaagatacttttttttcttcaacacttcttttctttcaatataCATTGCTaacattatattcaatttaattttgcatCACCATATGCAATGAGTTTTTTTCGTATATAATAATGCAtctgtatttttcttgttttgcaATATTTTCATAGTATATCTCTCAAATGTATAATGTGGTatatttactactttttttttaattccataATTTCTCATTATCTTGTATCTTTTCTCAATATAGAATGTATTTAGTAATGTATCATCTATCATTCGATATGTAATGAGTGTTTTCATATAGActgtgttttctttctttctttctttctttctttttttttgcaatattttcttacgtaattaatcttttatagtatatttctcaaatatttaatgTGAATCAcgataacattttttaattatatataatttatgatcATGTAACCTTTTAACAAAAAGAGACGTGAAGAATAAATAtagctaaaatttaaataagaaatatatttaaccAATAAAATCACTAAAATGAAGGGATCTAATAATACACACTAAGTAATACACcataaataatagtaattacaatatatatcaaattaaatacaaaatcgtatttgataatatttaaagttgattcttttaatgtaattaaatggtaaaatttaGAGATGGAATGAGTACTCAGATTAATTTTGTCctaaaattaagaaatgagAGGTGAATTAGACTATAACTCTAAGtctttgaaatatatatatatatatatatatatatatatatgattgtaGTAGCATCCACCTTTGTGTTGtaaagaaattaatgaagAATGTAGCAGcttcctttttctaaattagAGGGGGAAAAAGTGTTTGGAATAATTCAACATTTGGGGCggatttattttttgtgattcaTTACACATTACATATGTATAAAAGTTAAAGCTaaagttgaaaacaaatacaacTCCCTTCtcgaataaataaataaataaagctaAAGTCTTAAGTACGaacctttccttttttgttgcctcttttcttttacaatctcaaataatgattttgtaaatacgTGTTTCACATTATGTaatcttttactttatttttcttcttcttttttttgcttctgtgttgtctttaaaaaaaagaaaaaaacatactcATGACTACTTCtttcaaaatcacaaaacatgaaattaAAGATTGTCACAATTGAAAACCCTCATCTatgtcaaattttcaaatttgaatataactATATTacaacacttttcttttttacagaCCCAAATAAATGTCAGTCTAAGTTATTCAGATACATTTTTTTACGTTGACAAAAACATCGTCGTATTCATGTTAGGAGAAGTTCTTGCCGATGAAATTAAGTTTAGTTGGCATAAGTACCTTTTCTCCAATGTATGTTGTTACGTTAGCATACAAGTTGTGCTGACAAAGCTCAGCTTTGTCTATATAGTGTATTTTTCCTAACGAAAAATGTTGCGTTGGCATATAAGTTGTCCCTACGAAAATACATGTTTTGTCAATATAACGGTTCttcacatttaaaaaaaaaacatatgcttGTTGACGTTGCTTTTGTTAGCACAAGTggtttacaattttatatataaattgtaatTGCTAAATAAAcacttttttctcaataatatttaattatggacgaacaataattaaatctcaattgaggaacaaaatataacaaaaataagcttgtatattgaaaataaaattaatattcaattcaaCAATGTAGCGCACGTTAGTAGTATAAATACATTTGAGAATTGCCAAGTTTTCACAAATCTCGCACATACATCTTTTCCTAAGCCaaagtttttcattcttttcactttttgcAAATCTCCTATGCTAAAATAACATTTCATtctcctaatccaaaataaGTAAGATGTGttacaagaaaataagtaGTACTCTCAAAATCTTCTTCCAATCTCCAAAAACCAATGTTTGAGAATTCAATTTAGAATGGTATAacctaaaatagaaaacacaGTAAAAGTGACAAAGTCCCaacaaatatgatataatgacaataataaataaagtaaaaactaagaaaatagCACATAATATGAACATAAAAAATGGATGCATTCAAACTACACAAAGAATCAAAGTTTGTTGATGATGGATACATATATTGAACAAGTGGCCGTCAAATTAATAGCACATAGtttgaatataacaaaaatataatgacaAAGTCACGTTTGTGGGTGTGATCACTTTGTTACTTTGGAGAGATGGATGTACGTAAGTGCCAAAGTAAGATAAAGTAACAAAAGTTCATTAGACCACTCTTATACCCTCTATCATTATTTGGTCTCCTTTCACTTTTCAGTTCAATATCTTCTTTAACCTTCAAAAAATCTATCATTAAGTTTtctatatatagaaaattttaatttattattaaaattaaaagttcttAGAGTTTGTTAGGGAGAATTTTCAtagtaaaaaaagtattatatttaatttacactTCATATTTGTTAACATATGATAGAGTAGAGGTCTCTCAGTAtgttctattatttataaccCTCAATGGTCTCTCATTTAAAATGGTGgggttttaatattttttttcttactaattttctaattttaagaGGATCTTTGTTAGTGGTTTTCACCAAATTTTATTAggctaaataataaaaattaacgcTGTCTCTTATAAAATAGTTGttaattttactcttttttgtttcttaaagaAGTACTAAAATagtgtttgataaattttaggaaaaaatgcACAAACGACACTCATTGATTACAATAACACTTCTGAACTATCGATTTGATCAATCATATATCCCcttaaaagtttattattgGTTGCAATCAATCCTTtggttaaataaaattttattcatattcatattcatatgcAATATCCATACGTTATTAAAACGAAACTCAAATAAAGACCAACAtgcaaaactaaaaaaatacaacatacTAAGTAATTAAAACGGAAGTCAAATAAAGAAGAACacataacttaaaaatatataacacacTTGACATTTCACCACAACGGTCAATCCATGGACAGAGAGCAATTGAGCAAACATTGACTTTACAATCTTTAAGCGGAACGATGTAAGGGGCAGCATAGCCCTAACCAGCCCTTCATAATGCCCAAGACATTTGGGCTCTTCAACCTCAAATACAGATATATATTACACACTTCAAAAACAATACTCTAACCGAGATATTCCGTTAATACCTCCTGACCCctcattataaaaaaagaaacgcTAGATTAatctaaaaagagaaaaagatctTTATTGAGCTAATTAAACAAAAGGCTAGAGATGAAAGAAGCACCAATACTTCCAGCAACAGATGAAGCCATGGATGTCAAAGCCCTACAGTTTTTCTTACCCTTGGAttgaggaggaggaggagctTTTGTTGTTGGCGCATCATACATGGGGTATCCTTCATACAAACTAGATTGATAAGGATAATAATCCTCATATTCATGATAGCTACATTGATGATCAGGAGGAGGAGCTCTTGTTGGTGGTGCATCATACTTGGGGTATCGGCCTTGATAATTACAAGGAGACCGGTGAGGATAATAATCCTCATATTCATGATAGCTAGTGTGTCGAGCACGATGAGGACGAGAAACTGGTGCTTTGTACTTAGGATATGATCTTTTATGAGGATAAATATATTCATCGCTGTGATAACCATATGTACTATTCATGTTTGGACTGTGCATgccaaataacaaaaatatgaatatggcAAGGGTTAGGGTCCTTTAGAGGTTGAGAGTTTTGTGACAACATATATGATCAGAGaggcaatatatatatataatacttgagaaatttcaaaaccatttGTCATCCTATTAcaataaaattagtaaaatatagTGTGGCAACTTTAGgatttgtgttaattattatgCCTCTATACTTTTGAGaattaattttactaattCAAACTCTAAatctttccaaaaataaatttgcatCCACCGACCACCTTTTTGTTGTATAGAAATGAATGCAGCGGCTCCCTTTTGTCTAAATTGGAGGGAAATTAAAGAAGGGTTTGGAATAATTCAACGTTTGCGGCGGATTTATTTTTCGTGTTCATTACACATTGCATGTATACAAatctaaagttaaaaatgtatagaatTCTTTCTCCAATAAAGTTAACAAATAAAGCTAAAGTTTTAAGTGAATTGTTACTCTTTTCTTCTATAAGAAAATCTCAAATAATGATTTTGTGTATATGCTTGGTTTCACATAATGTGTaatcttttagtttattttttcttatttttgcttctatattgtcttttaaaaaaagttataacttaTTTGTATAGTTTaccaattatatttttatatattggaTAGggtaatattaaaattttgaaaagattaaaaaaaaaaaagttaatatttgggagaagatttgaaaaatgatagaaaactCCATCTAATGTGTAGGAGATCCATGgaaaaacccaaaacaacTAAGACgataaataagtttgttggaaaattttaatatttaagaaaaaatctcCCTATTTGATCCCACGTtacatgaaagaaaaattgtaaaaccATTTTTAAGAAACGGTgctagtttaattttaaagacaaAACCTATCATTTCTAGGcctttcttcaatttgttttgtttaatttgggGTGACTCTTCGTCTAATCATTTCTAACCAAATtactgaaaataaaaattaaatttattttagatttttaacaTCAATATTTGAACCGAAATTACTtttgacaattaaaaaaaaaaaagtgatttaggttatctatttttaaaaaataagcagTGAAACTTTGGTtgtaattaaaagttataaacttaataaCTTCTAAGAAATTGTGATATAACACAGCTTTAGAGGAAACCTTATAGTAGATGTgtctcaaaactaaaattgttgtgtttgttaataagattaaatttttaaggaaaacaattttgattaGGTAGAATGATTTAGGGATTAGTTACAATAAACACGTTTTAAAATTCTAAGTATTTTCAAAGgtgtttataataaaataattttgtttaaaaaaattccttcACAAGCCATTCCATTAAAACAACACactagaaattaaataatgttttcttGTGAATTTGAGGGCAacaaattgattgattttcctaaaggaaaaaaagaaagaggtgAATTTCATATCTACATTTGGTGTCATGTGGTGATTAGTTCTAACTTTTATGGCGGAGTTTCTTTGTTTGGCTTAGTTCATTTCACACACATTTAAGATGAAATTGAACATATGATTTTCGATGATCGCGACGGCAATAGAAGAGTGTGATTCAAGTaatgattttagaatatatattatacacacacataagCAACCTACTTGATTTtcatatcataaatattttcaaatttatttatcttgaattatatataaatatatttggtttcgaaagtgattttattttaagaattagaattatcaaatttctaaacttaaaattgacaaaaatatttattcttcaaCTTAGGGTAATTTAGGCTTTTCAACAAATGAAGTAAATGAGGGAAATTCTTGGGATGATTCTCCTTCAATCAATTCTAAACCAATTATTGGAAAATTGAAgcttaaattatatattttagatttttggaaaatcaatatctatcatatttttaaatataacataacagtacaaaatataaatatagtatcTACGTCTATCATtcataaaatcttaaattttgtggtattttgtaaatatttgttcGTGTTAcgataattttcttttttcaaatattgatattaaaaaataatttaacaataaatgaaacaattttATTCTCATCCACTCTCTTGAATATATCTCAAggaaatttatttgtaattcaAACTTAATAAACTTGTAATTTGTAAGAAATCATGTTATAAAAGATTCAGTAGAAAACTTAATTGCAAATGTTCCCAACTTAAATAAGTagatattttgagaaattatacAACAACGATCATAGttacaattatattttcaaactttcaataacAATAGTTGTTCTCCTAAACTTCTAAAAACGTCAAAATTGAACCTTCAAAGTTACAATAATGGTAAAAATAgatatacaaataataaagatcGAATCATCGAACCTATATAATCaatacaatttatataattatgaatgaagatccaattttaaaatttagataaattttaagatataattttaaattttaaatgtttaaagtacaattgtaactatttttacgacttgactttttttttttttttttcttgttgtgCAGAGATATTTGAAATGGTTGAGAGAAGAAGTCTCCAAAACCAATTTCTCTACACTTACCAGTTACCAGAGATGTAAAATCGAAAACTGATTAAttctaaacaaagaaaaaagtactCATTCACAAATtgcttaaattaattacatgctTTGTTCATCAacatgtttatatttattgggtcttttaacttttttttaaatttctaaaaaatatatgaacttTTCCATACGTATTaacttcaaaacttttttttctttaaaaaaagatggagACTTGGATCAAGACGTGCACTTATAGTAGctttaaaatagtatttgtTACTAatgttcaataaattttttggttcttttcaaattcatcGAGTAACAATTTTCGAACATGTGAGCATCCCGAATTGAATAATTGTCACTTTTTATCAAAGGTTTAAGAAATCCAGTAGAGAATTAaaacaacttcattttttagttattttgattttgattttgattttttcttacattGGCTTgtatatttagttttca
This is a stretch of genomic DNA from Cucumis sativus cultivar 9930 chromosome 4, Cucumber_9930_V3, whole genome shotgun sequence. It encodes these proteins:
- the LOC101202768 gene encoding uncharacterized protein LOC101202768, which translates into the protein MALTTMNLPNDDDYSHRLSSFLHHHPLTHNMIRNPHHPYSRTHLSCDVCRETIHSSFYQCKDCHFYVHSFCTRLPNSLRHVKDPDHKLRLYRLPYGRCSICKAKFSSLWVYGCNVCNVNIHINCLQTSTAASSTSRSRGIHHHAPPPWAMGPPSQPDHFHGWGYPPDYNNHVQFGYNNNNNHQYPHQMNHGNLGSVFGGTMYSLVQSLIFGALNDFIFG